Proteins encoded in a region of the Euleptes europaea isolate rEulEur1 chromosome 3, rEulEur1.hap1, whole genome shotgun sequence genome:
- the LOC130474864 gene encoding arf-GAP with dual PH domain-containing protein 1-like — protein sequence MAAENHRNGMALKEVWRREENALCADCGKPNPDWASYTLGVFICLDCSGIHRNIPSVSKVKSLRMDHWDEAQVQFLAQHGNAVAKATYEAHVPIYYYRPVHTDCLLLKEQWIQAKYQWKEFMEPGKQPPYSNGLKEGILWKRGRDNGQYFQRRFLLSEKEGCLKYFTKHDAKEPKVIIKIDTINATFQPEKIGHANGLQITYLKDNKTRNIFLYHEDGKEMVDWFNAIRAVLFHYLKVAFPVASDKELKSRLTRNFLKEGYMEKTGPKQKEPFKKRWFTLDHRRLMYFKDPLDAFAKGEVFVGSGDNGYSVKQGLPVGVQGSFTWPFVITIVTPDREYLFTCETERDRQEWVAAFSSVIEQPMTPQEYAIEAYFKLKP from the exons ATGGCTGCAGAAAATCACAGGAATGGGATGGCCCTAAAGGAagtgtggaggagagaagaaaacgCCTTATGTGCCGATTGTGGGAAACCCA ATCCTGACTGGGCCTCCTACACTTTGGGTGTCTTCATCTGCTTAGACTGTTCAGGGATCCATCGCAATATCCCCAGTGTCAGCAAAGTTAAGTCGCTAAGGATGGACCATTGGGATGAAGCACAGGTGCAG TTTTTGGCCCAGCATGGGAATGCAGTGGCTAAAGCCACATATGAAGCCCACGTTCCTATTTACTATTACCGTCCAGTGCACACTGACTGCCT ACTCCTAAAAGAACAATGGATACAAGCCAAGTATCAATGGAAGGAATTCATGGAGCCAGGAAAACAACCACCATATTCCAACG GTCTGAAGGAAGGGATCCTGTGGAAAAGAGGCAGAGACAATGGGCAGTATTTTCAACGTAGGTTCCTCTTGTCTGAGAAAGAGGGGTGTCTCAAATATTTCACCAAACATGAT gccaAAGAACCAAAAGTAATTATTAAAATTGACACTATCAATGCCACATTCCAGCCGGAGAAGATTGGGCACGCCAATGGCCTGCAGATCACCTATCTCAAAGATAACAAGACTCGCAACATCTTCCTCTACCATGAGGACGGAAAG GAAATGGTGGATTGGTTCAATGCAATCCGTGCAGTACTGTTCCACTATCTGAAGGTGGCCTTTCCTGTTGCAAGTGATAAAGAG CTCAAGAGCCGGTTGACACGGAATTTCCTGAAAGAAGGCTATATGGAGAAGACTGGACCCAAG CAAAAGGAACCCTTCAAGAAACGCTGGTTCACATTGGACCATCGCAGACTGATGTACTTCAAGGATCCTTTG GATGCTTTTGCTAAAGGCGAGGTATTTGTGGGGAGTGGAGACAACGGGTACAGTGTTAAGCAAGGGTTGCCGGTTGGTGTTCAGGGAAGCTTCACCTGGCCATTCGTCATCACCATTGTCACCCCCGACCGTGAATACCTTTTTACctgtgagacagagagagatcgGCAAGAGTGGGTTGCAGCCTTCAGCAGTGTTATAGAGCAGCCCATGACACCTCAGGAGTATGCAA TTGAAGCTTATTTCAAGCTCAAGCCCTGA
- the NOL12 gene encoding nucleolar protein 12: MGRKSQKKRRGAASELRRVITFDEESRREYLTGFHKRKVERRKIAVEEIKRKLKEEQQKMKEERHKEYMKMLKEREEALDEADQLEYMVTSQKELVSYDHPNHTVTVTTVSDLDLSGAHLLGLDAQEEDTEPKGDDVPESTCTLPKKSRDPFLSQRISSLTASLHTRSQKKTKGRQARHSQGAKKRAQKPSTGRTSRSLRRKMTGKGQRVQD, from the exons ATGGGTCGGAAAAGCCAGAAGAAACGGCGAGGCGCCGCCTCGGAGCTCCGGCGAGTGATCACCTTCGATGAGGAGAGTCGGCG GGAATATCTGACAGGATTCCACAAGCGAAAGGTTGAGAGGAGGAAAATAGCTGTGGAGGAGATAAAGCGCAAACTGAAGGAGGAGCAACAGAAGATGAAGGAAGAG cGCCACAAGGAATACATGAAGATGCTGAAGGAGAGAGAGGAAGCCTTAG ATGAGGCTGACCAGTTGGAGTATATGGTGACCTCGCAGAAGGAGTTGGTGAGCTACGATCACCCAAACCACACGGTTACCGTTACTACGGTCAGTGACCTGGACCTCTCGGGCGCGCACCTGTTGGGGCTAGATGCTCAAGAG GAAGATACTGAGCCGAAAGGAGATGATGTCCCAGAATCCACATGCACATTGCCTAAGAAATCCAGAGACCCTTTCCTGTCTCAGAG GATCTCCTCACTCACTGCCTCGCTGCATACTCGTAGTCAGAAAAAGACCAAAGGCAGGCAGGCCAGGCACAGTCAAGGAGCAAAGAAGAGAGCCCAGAAGCCAAGCACAGGCCGAACCAGCAGGTCCCTGCGTCGAAAAATGACGGGCAAAGGCCAACGTGTTCAAGACTGA